The following are encoded in a window of Corynebacterium argentoratense DSM 44202 genomic DNA:
- a CDS encoding cation:proton antiporter: MDFLFLAIGLLLVAVIVVAIGDRVGLPWPVLLTLVAAGTIFFPGLPRVHIPADLILPIFLPPLLWAMARRTSWSVIRRQRGTIIALSVLLVFFTTVAAAGAAMLVMPGLGLAAAVLLGSALAPPDPVAVDAVAEPAGVPRRLISTLQTEGLFNDAASIVAFHVALGAIQAGENLSIKAGVLDFLYSSSVAVIIGLGVGWVSAKLTDWMESPVARNAFSWVIPFAVFLLAEELHASGVIAIVIAAVEMHSRVKVGAEDRLTGHAFWETVEMLFTGVAFGLIGLSVREAVADVGSQLWHGVWVGAILSVVLIVVRLVWMLVLYNYNTRKLASLAGTVAEYASSKYIPVHAVGSAAGKITRKTIFPPMGAPLRLQEVLLLTWAGMRGLVTLALVLSIPYGYAPWQQEFTVIALVVLTITMVVPGLTLPWLMRKLSLDQGPDAFGDAARENLLRRAREAASVVLHAKAEELPPNTVASIQHWIAEETGTEDLDDTECAATRLASKKKINDIRERASRIRYEALRAAQREVLEARREAGIDPAVADDVLHDIDRMILAIKRH, translated from the coding sequence GTGGATTTCCTCTTCCTGGCCATAGGCCTTTTGCTCGTCGCCGTCATTGTGGTCGCTATCGGCGACCGCGTCGGCTTGCCCTGGCCCGTGCTTCTCACCCTCGTCGCCGCAGGCACCATCTTCTTCCCGGGTCTGCCGAGGGTGCACATACCTGCCGACCTTATTCTTCCGATCTTCTTGCCCCCGTTGCTGTGGGCGATGGCCCGTAGAACCAGCTGGTCAGTGATCCGGAGGCAACGCGGCACCATCATTGCGCTGTCCGTTCTGTTGGTATTTTTCACGACGGTCGCCGCCGCCGGTGCCGCGATGTTGGTTATGCCTGGGCTTGGTTTGGCTGCCGCTGTTCTTTTGGGCAGTGCGTTGGCTCCGCCGGACCCCGTTGCCGTGGATGCCGTCGCCGAGCCCGCAGGTGTACCCCGACGGCTCATCAGCACCCTTCAAACCGAGGGATTGTTTAATGACGCCGCGTCTATCGTCGCGTTCCACGTCGCCCTCGGCGCCATCCAAGCGGGTGAAAACCTCAGCATCAAAGCGGGCGTTCTGGACTTCCTCTATTCCTCCAGCGTCGCTGTAATTATTGGTTTAGGTGTCGGTTGGGTCAGTGCCAAGCTGACTGACTGGATGGAATCTCCCGTTGCCCGCAACGCCTTTAGTTGGGTGATTCCCTTCGCCGTGTTTCTGCTGGCAGAAGAGCTGCACGCCTCCGGTGTCATCGCGATCGTCATCGCCGCAGTGGAGATGCACTCCCGCGTGAAGGTCGGTGCAGAAGACCGCCTGACCGGACACGCATTCTGGGAAACAGTCGAGATGTTGTTTACTGGTGTGGCGTTCGGCCTGATTGGTTTGTCGGTGCGCGAAGCCGTCGCCGACGTCGGTTCCCAACTATGGCACGGTGTGTGGGTCGGCGCGATCCTCTCCGTCGTGCTCATCGTCGTGCGCCTGGTGTGGATGCTGGTGCTGTACAACTACAACACCCGCAAACTCGCATCCTTGGCTGGCACCGTCGCAGAGTACGCCTCAAGCAAGTACATTCCGGTGCACGCGGTGGGCAGCGCCGCAGGAAAAATCACCCGCAAAACCATCTTCCCACCCATGGGCGCACCACTGCGCTTGCAGGAAGTCCTCCTGCTAACATGGGCCGGCATGCGCGGACTTGTCACCCTGGCGCTTGTGTTGTCTATCCCCTATGGTTACGCCCCCTGGCAGCAGGAATTCACCGTCATCGCCCTGGTCGTACTGACGATCACCATGGTGGTCCCGGGCCTCACCCTGCCGTGGTTGATGCGCAAACTATCGCTCGACCAAGGCCCGGATGCCTTTGGTGACGCCGCGCGCGAAAACCTCCTGCGCCGCGCCCGCGAGGCAGCAAGCGTTGTGCTGCACGCCAAAGCAGAAGAGCTACCCCCTAACACGGTAGCCAGCATTCAACACTGGATTGCGGAAGAAACCGGCACCGAGGACCTCGACGACACCGAATGCGCCGCCACCCGCCTGGCCAGCAAAAAGAAGATCAACGATATTCGCGAGCGCGCCAGCCGCATCCGCTACGAAGCCCTGCGCGCCGCCCAGCGTGAAGTGCTCGAAGCCCGCCGCGAAGCCGGGATCGACCCTGCGGTCGCCGACGATGTCCTCCACGACATTGACCGCATGATATTGGCGATCAAACGCCACTAA